Proteins encoded by one window of Synechococcus sp. MVIR-18-1:
- a CDS encoding N-acetyl sugar amidotransferase: protein MSSISSQGLHIDSKSCRTPDAKITCTRCVYDNVNIPKITFDSEGVCNYCRQIDEMKLKYKTGTPEGEKQFDEIVKKIKKDGKGKPYDCVMGVSGGTDSSYMAYLAVRKYGLRPLAVHLDNTFNNDIATQNIYKVLSALDIDLVTHVVAKKEAEDIYRSFFKASVVDFDVFADIGVPQLLYSTAAKYGVKYQLEGHSYIAEGISPLGTMYADGKYMKSVQKIFGSLPLDTFPNMSFLDFIKWITVYRIEKIRPLWFVQYSKEEARELLAREFGWIYYDGHHLENRTGAFQHSVLGPQKFSLDSRANSLSASVRSGKIDRADALSELDSPPIVEDGLVEYMKKRMQLSDSEYEEIMNLPRKTWQDYPTYKKRFEKFRPFFYILLKSNLIPESFYLKYCFPYNAN from the coding sequence GTGAGTTCGATCTCTTCCCAGGGTTTACATATTGATAGTAAGTCTTGCCGAACCCCTGACGCCAAAATTACTTGCACTAGATGTGTTTATGATAATGTGAATATCCCTAAGATTACTTTTGATTCAGAAGGTGTTTGTAATTACTGCCGTCAGATTGACGAGATGAAGTTAAAGTATAAAACTGGAACTCCTGAGGGTGAAAAGCAGTTTGATGAAATAGTAAAAAAAATAAAAAAAGATGGAAAGGGTAAGCCTTACGACTGTGTTATGGGAGTTAGCGGAGGAACTGACTCTTCATATATGGCTTACTTAGCAGTAAGAAAATATGGCTTGAGACCTCTTGCTGTTCACCTTGATAATACTTTCAATAACGATATCGCCACCCAGAATATTTATAAGGTTTTATCGGCATTAGATATTGATCTTGTTACGCATGTAGTGGCAAAAAAAGAGGCAGAAGATATTTATCGATCTTTTTTTAAAGCCAGTGTAGTAGATTTTGATGTATTTGCTGATATTGGTGTTCCTCAATTGCTTTATTCAACAGCAGCAAAGTATGGCGTCAAATATCAATTAGAAGGTCACTCATATATTGCCGAGGGTATTTCACCGCTGGGTACTATGTATGCAGATGGTAAATACATGAAGAGTGTTCAAAAGATATTTGGGAGTTTGCCCCTTGACACCTTTCCTAATATGTCTTTTCTTGATTTTATCAAGTGGATAACAGTTTATCGTATTGAAAAAATTAGACCTCTATGGTTTGTTCAATACAGTAAGGAGGAAGCCAGGGAATTGCTGGCTCGAGAATTTGGCTGGATTTATTATGACGGGCATCATTTAGAAAATAGAACAGGTGCATTCCAGCATAGTGTTTTAGGACCTCAAAAGTTTTCGCTAGATTCAAGAGCAAATTCACTTTCAGCCTCTGTACGTTCAGGTAAAATTGATCGTGCAGATGCTTTATCTGAACTCGATTCTCCCCCTATCGTTGAGGATGGTTTAGTAGAATATATGAAAAAACGGATGCAATTGTCTGATTCTGAGTACGAAGAGATTATGAACCTTCCAAGAAAGACTTGGCAGGATTATCCGACCTATAAAAAACGTTTTGAAAAGTTTCGCCCTTTCTTTTATATTTTGCTTAAATCTAATTTGATACCTGAAAGTTTTTATCTAAAGTATTGTTTCCCTTATAACGCTAACTGA
- a CDS encoding methionyl-tRNA formyltransferase: MVEKLSIIPIGGTSRAVNTLRSLLLRDDIYIPLVIIMEGNQDDISSSQILANICSESQLKYCVINKVTPALEDEVKKFKSKALIGIGVWRPLLSTSFLNSTEFGFLAVHGTPLPRYRGWAGISWQIINGEDTVSLQGYQLSSGIDDGPLISRSDGSLLCAEIPLSSHMHLEDVFVEYEKCHIALVNNIINLLLDRELCLASQDESKASFSCHRGPSDGEINWNLSATEVFNFIRAQSPPYPCAFTYYKGKKVYILHASLPPYVRYEGIIAGKVISRCVDSGSVTILCNDGLLDVHKISVDGAVCSPRDFFISIRDRCKSRLEAFIDCYYPDF, from the coding sequence ATGGTTGAAAAACTGAGCATTATTCCAATCGGTGGGACATCTCGCGCGGTTAATACTTTGCGATCCCTTTTACTTAGAGATGACATCTATATTCCTCTAGTTATTATCATGGAAGGAAATCAAGACGATATATCTAGCTCTCAAATTCTTGCTAATATCTGTTCTGAAAGTCAGTTAAAGTATTGCGTCATAAATAAGGTTACACCTGCTTTAGAAGATGAAGTAAAGAAATTCAAATCTAAGGCATTGATAGGAATAGGAGTATGGCGCCCACTTTTGTCAACTTCTTTCTTAAATTCAACTGAATTTGGCTTTCTTGCAGTGCATGGGACCCCTTTACCCCGATATCGTGGTTGGGCAGGAATAAGTTGGCAGATTATTAATGGTGAAGATACTGTTTCGTTACAAGGATACCAGCTTTCTTCAGGTATTGATGATGGTCCTCTTATTTCAAGATCTGATGGATCTCTTCTTTGTGCTGAAATTCCATTAAGTTCACATATGCATTTGGAGGATGTTTTTGTTGAATATGAAAAGTGCCACATTGCACTTGTTAATAATATTATTAATCTTTTGCTAGATCGCGAATTATGTTTGGCTTCACAAGATGAATCAAAGGCTTCTTTTTCATGTCACCGAGGGCCATCAGACGGCGAAATTAACTGGAATCTTTCAGCAACTGAAGTTTTCAACTTCATCAGAGCCCAATCCCCTCCATATCCATGCGCCTTCACCTACTACAAAGGAAAAAAAGTTTATATATTGCATGCTAGTTTGCCTCCTTATGTCCGCTATGAAGGAATTATTGCTGGCAAGGTTATATCTCGCTGTGTTGATTCTGGTTCTGTAACTATATTGTGTAATGACGGTTTACTTGATGTTCATAAAATTTCTGTTGATGGCGCAGTATGCAGCCCTAGAGATTTTTTCATTAGCATTCGAGATCGTTGTAAATCACGCCTCGAGGCTTTTATTGATTGCTACTATCCTGATTTTTAA
- a CDS encoding AglZ/HisF2 family acetamidino modification protein, which yields MLRTRVIPALLVLDGSLVKTVNFKNPNYIGDPCNTVRIFNDLEVDELMVLDISSDRHVRGPDLDLIRQLSDECFMPLSYGGGVRSFSDAQSLFSLGIEKVVLNTSALKDPSIITSISSIYGSQAVIVSIDVKQGFWGSETVRSCNGKHRTGIDPISWAKKVVEYGAGEILLTSIAREGTWSGFDIDLLHNVSSAVEVPVIAHGGAGNLQDIGYAVSLGGASAVALGSMVVFQKRGMGVLVNFPAQSDLLNVLN from the coding sequence ATGTTAAGAACTAGAGTTATTCCTGCATTGCTTGTTTTAGATGGAAGTCTTGTTAAAACTGTAAACTTCAAAAATCCTAATTACATTGGTGATCCTTGTAACACTGTTCGGATTTTTAATGATCTAGAAGTTGATGAACTTATGGTTCTTGATATATCCTCCGATAGGCATGTTCGTGGTCCGGACTTAGATCTCATTCGTCAGCTTTCTGACGAGTGTTTCATGCCCCTTTCCTATGGTGGTGGTGTTCGTTCTTTTTCAGATGCACAATCATTATTCTCCTTAGGTATTGAAAAAGTCGTCCTCAACACATCTGCCCTTAAAGATCCTTCTATTATTACCTCAATATCATCTATATATGGAAGTCAAGCTGTAATTGTATCCATTGATGTTAAACAGGGTTTCTGGGGCTCAGAGACCGTGCGAAGTTGCAACGGCAAACATAGAACTGGTATCGACCCAATTTCATGGGCAAAGAAAGTGGTCGAATATGGTGCTGGCGAAATTTTGCTTACTTCAATAGCTCGTGAAGGCACATGGTCTGGCTTTGACATAGATCTTCTTCACAACGTCTCAAGTGCAGTGGAGGTTCCTGTTATTGCGCATGGTGGAGCTGGAAATTTACAAGATATAGGATATGCAGTTTCTTTAGGTGGTGCCTCTGCTGTTGCGCTTGGCAGCATGGTTGTGTTCCAAAAGCGTGGCATGGGTGTTCTTGTTAACTTTCCTGCTCAGTCTGATCTCTTGAACGTTTTAAACTGA
- the hisH gene encoding imidazole glycerol phosphate synthase subunit HisH: MITIVDYGMGNIGSMVNMFKKIGVNAVVESSASKISLAEKLVLPGVGAFDAAMDRINSISGLRDALDRKALVDQIPILGVCLGMQLFTDSSEEGALSGLGWIPGSTHRFPSKPLLKVPHMGWNLTKINSSTPLTYNIVEKSRYYFVHSYFVLAANPDNCLMKTEYGVEFHSAIHRDNIFGVQFHPEKSHRFGMQLLKNFAEIAC, encoded by the coding sequence ATGATAACTATTGTTGATTATGGCATGGGTAATATTGGTTCGATGGTCAATATGTTTAAGAAAATTGGTGTCAATGCTGTTGTTGAATCTTCTGCTAGCAAAATAAGTTTAGCCGAGAAGCTCGTTCTACCAGGTGTAGGGGCTTTCGATGCAGCGATGGATCGCATAAATAGTATTTCTGGTTTGCGTGATGCTCTTGATCGAAAAGCTTTAGTAGATCAAATCCCTATTTTGGGAGTTTGCTTGGGAATGCAGTTATTTACTGATTCAAGCGAAGAGGGCGCTTTGTCAGGTTTAGGATGGATACCTGGCTCAACACATAGATTTCCGAGTAAACCATTGCTTAAAGTTCCTCATATGGGATGGAATCTTACCAAAATTAACTCCTCAACACCACTTACTTACAATATTGTTGAGAAATCTCGTTATTATTTTGTTCATTCCTATTTTGTTTTAGCGGCTAATCCGGATAATTGTTTAATGAAAACTGAATATGGTGTTGAGTTTCACTCTGCTATCCATCGTGATAATATTTTCGGCGTACAGTTTCATCCTGAAAAAAGTCATCGTTTTGGTATGCAGCTTTTGAAAAATTTTGCGGAGATAGCATGTTAA